DNA from Alkalispirochaeta americana:
TGCCGCTGAGAACTTCCTGGGTCTGATCGCTTAGATGGGAGAATCCTTCCTGGACGGCGCGAAATCCTTTTCCAATACGCTCTCCCAGGAAAATGATGAGACCCGTGATGATCGGGAGGGGGATGATTGTGACCAGGGCGAGCCGGGGGTTCCGGCTGAAGAGGATCGCCAAAATGGCCACGGTCATGAAAAGTCCATCGATAAAGGCTACCAGGGCTATGCCCGTGGCCATGCGAATGGCTCTCATATCGTTTGTGGCCCGTGCCATAATATCGCCCGTCTTCGTTCGGTTGTAGAACTCCGGTGAAAGCAATAAAAGCTGTTGATAGAGGTTTTCCCGGAGTTCTGCCTCGATTCGGCGGCTGCTGCCGTGAATGAAAAAGCGCCAACCGAACCGGGTGATGGCGATTATTATGGCGGTGATCAGAAGAAGCCCCATGGGTCGCGCGACTGCACCTGCTCCCCCGCCATCGAGGAGCAGGTCGATTGAACTTCCCACGTAGAAGGGGATCAGCAACTGGGCGCCGCTGGTGATCAGGAGAGAAAGAACTCCTGCCGCGTAGGCCCTGCGATAGCGTCGCAACAGGGGGGTGAGGGTTCTGAACTCCTTGATCAATCCTGGCTCCGCCAGTTCCGCAGGATCTGATCGATGGCGTGCCGGGATTCTTCAACCTGGGCGAGGATCTCTCTCTTTCCCTGAGCCGGCGGAAAAACCTTTGCCACAGTGATGCGGTAGCGGTGGCCTCGGGGCATGGTCAGGACATCCTGAACCCGGGAGAAGCGGCCGCCTCCCTCAAGAGCGAGGGCTACCAGCGGCAGGGGTGCCCGGTTATGAATGCGCCGGACCGCTCCACTCTGGAACGGCAGAAGGTTTCCATCGCGGGATCGGGTTCCCTCGGGGAAAATTACCGGGCATTCCCGGCCCCGGAGTGATCCTGCCATGCGGTCGATCTCTTTCATTGCCAGGGAGTAGTCTCCCTTGCGCGGGATCAGGGCGTGACGCTGAATCCGGAGAACTCGCGAAACGGTGGGGCACCAGCGCCGAAGTTCGCCTTTGGCGACGAACTTCACCGAGTGGTGGCGGAAGGCAGCCATAATGATCACGATATCCATCACGCTTTGGTGGTTAGCCAGAAGGATCATCTGATCGGGTAGCCTGGAATCATCGAAATCCAGATCCATTTTCAAGCCTAAGGTGAAACGGGCCAAAGAAAAGAGTTTGCGTGCCCTTTCCGAGACGTGGCGGTCAATGTGCCGCCTGGCGAGGTTCCAGCTCAGGCAAATACGAATTTTGTCACCCAGATCCCACCAGAGCAGGCGGGCAAAGACAAGTACAAGAAGTAGAATAGTGGCCATCGGGGGATCATTCTACAAGGAAAGGAGCTGCTATGTTAAGGTTGAAGTTGACAGGTCCCTCCGATATTTGCTACGGTCTCCTAGATTACCCAATTTTATCCGGAGGATACATCATTTGATCGCAAAGGGTTCCGCCGCAAAACGCTATCGTCAGAGCGAAAAGCGGCGCATATTGAACAAGAGTGTACGGAGTCGGGTTCGGACAAGCGTAAAGCGGGTTCTGGACGCAGTTGAGCAGAATGATCAGGCAGCAGCAGAGGGGGCCTTGCGGGATTTCGCCAAGCTCGTTGATACCGCTGCCGGCAAAGGTGTGTACCACGCAAACACGGCGGCACGGAAAAAATCCCGCCTTGCACGCAAAGTAAACAGTCTCCAGGCCTAAGCGGCAGGGGGGCGGTTGTGGCGGATTCCAAGGTCACCAAGGCAGAAATCGTCGAGCGGATAAGCGAGACGGTGGATGTAAGCAAAAAAGATATTCACTCAATCATTGATGCGTTTTTCGGGGAGGTAAAGACTGCCCTGGTGAGCGACAAGGTGATAGAGTTCCGTGGCTTTGGAACGTTCGAAATCCGCACCCGGAAAGGGCGCCAGCACGCGAGGAACCCGAAAACGGGGGAGCCCGTGGCGGTAAAAAACCACGGCGTTGTAATCTTTCGTCCGGGGAAAGAGTTGAAAGAGGCGAGCTGGCCTCTCAGGAGCTGATTGTACCGTCGCTGGCTGCGACCAGCGGTTCTTGACGGGGTTCGCCAACACCTTGCAAATTTTAGCACTTCTCTTGTGGGTAGAAACATCGTGCCAAAGAAAAAGAAAACCTCCCGCCCGGCAGGCCCCGGCTTGAGGGGGGGCGCTTCGAAAGGTTCTTCCTCAAAAAGCGCTCTCTCGAGAGGCGCCTCCCCAAAAAAGGATGCCGTCGCCTGGAAGCATCATGGTCAGATTACCGGGCTTCTGGTTCTGGGGGCGGTCCTCTTTGCGGCGGCTTTTCCCAACGTTCTTGTCCGCTTCGGCGCGTATCCCCTTGCCTTTGTAGCGTTGGTCCCTGTGGCCGTTGCCGTCCACCGAATGAAATGGTGGCTCACGCCACTCTATGGGGTATTCTACGGCTTTCTCGCCTACGCGCTTTTTAATTACTGGCTTGCCACGTTTCATCCCCTGGCAATCTTTATCGTTCCCGTTATCTATGCCGGGTATTTCTTTCTTCTCTTTCCTGCCCTCTGGGTAGCCGACCGCTGGGGAGGGAGAATGACCTTTCTTCTCCAGACCCTGCTGTGGCTTTCCTATGAGTATCTGCGAACCCAGGGGTTTCTCGGCTATGCCTACGGCATTATGGGGTACGCCCTCTTTCCCGCACCGCTGCTTATTCAGATCGCCGATCTGGGGGGGGTCTGGATCGTCTCCCTTCTGGTGGTGATGCCCTCGTTTTTTCTTGCCCAGTGTTTTCGGGATTTTTCTGTCCGGAAGGGGGGTGCGGGTGATGGTGCCGGGCTTCCTGGCTGGCATCGTCTTCGCTTCTCGCTCTCCCGCAGTCTTGTCCGGGCTGGACGAGCCCGTCGTCCCGAGTTGCTCTGTTACGCGCTCTTGATGGTGGTTTCCCTAGTCTATGGCATCTTCTCGCCAGTGAACTACGACGGCGTGCGACAGTGGAAGGTCGCCTTGATCCAGCAAAATGTCGATCCCTGGGTAGGCGGGTTTCGTGTCTACGAGGAGAGCCTGGAAATTCTTCTCCGCCAGAGCGACCGGGCAATCGCCGAAGCTGATCCGGAGATCGTGGTCTGGTCGGAGACCTCCTTTGTCCCTTCCATCGACTTTCATACCCGCTATCGCCAGGATCAGCAACGCTACGAGCTGGTGCGGGAGTTGCGGCGGTACCTGTCTCGCCAGAGCGTTCCCTTCGTGATAGGGAATAGCGACGGGCAGCTGGTTCGCACACCCCGGGGGGAGATGGAGCGGCAGGATTACAACGCCGTCTTGCATTTTGCTCCCGGCGGCGAGCTCCTCGGAACGTATCGAAAAATACATCTGGTCCCCTTCACGGAACATTTTCCTTACCAGGACCGGTTGCCCTGGATGCACCGCATGCTGGTAGAAAGCAATACGAACTTCTGGGAGCAGGGGCAGGAGTGGACGGTCTTCGAGAGTGATGGGGTCCGCTTTGCCACCCCCATCTGCTTTGAAGATACCTTTGGGTATCTTTCACGGGAGATTGTCCGGGAGGGGGCCCAGGTGATCGTCAATCTGACCAACGATCTCTGGTCCTACTCGGAGCCCTCGGCGATGCAGCACATGGGAATGGCGGTTTTTCGGGCTGTGGAGAACAGGCGCAGCATGGTACGTAGTACCAACGGCGGTATGACCGCCATTATTGATCCCAATGGAGTGCTCCTGGATCTCTATCCTCCCTTCGTGGAGGGGTTTCTGGCGGGAGATGTTCCTGTATATTACGAACGGACAACTCTCTACACCGCCTGGGGTGATTGGCTTGCCTGGGTCTTCCTTGCTCTGACTCCTCCGGCGATGGGGGCCTCCTTCTGGCTGCACCGGAAGCGCCTGCGGTCAGAGCGCGGCCGGCTACAGCAAGATTGACAAATCGCAGATGAACGTAGGACAATGAGCCATGGCGCAGAATACACCGAAAATCCTGGTAGTTGATGACGAGCACATAAACGTTGATTTTTTTGAGGTGATGCTTTCCCGTTTGGGCTACACCGTTGTAACTGCCGGGGACGGTGACGAGGCCCTGGAACAGATCCTTCGGGAGAAGCCGGATCTGGTGCTGCTGGACAATATCCTGCCTGGCCGAACCGGTTGGGAGGTAACCCGGCTGGTAAAGCAGAATCCTGATTACGCCGAGGTATCGGCCACACCGATCATCATGTTTTCTGCCATGGACGAGGTAGAGGACAAAATTGAGGGGTTTGAGCTCGGTATTGAAGACTACATTACAAAGCCTTACAATTTTTCCGAAGTCCTTGCGCGAATCCAGGCAGTTCTTCGTCAGAGGGAACTCTCGCGCCAGGTTGCCCGGCGGGAGCGACGACTCGCCCTGGTTGATTCCCTGAATAACTCGCTCGCCTATTTTACGCGACACATCAAGAACCCGATTCAGGGTCTGAACGATGCTGCCAAAGCACTCGATGTGACAAATCCCGAGACGGTCCGGTCCTTTGTGGAGCTGGTCTTGGCTCAGACAGCCGAGGCTTTGGCTACTGTGGAGGGCCTGGAGGATGAAGTTCAGGAATTGCAGACCCAAGGGGACGAGCTGAAGTCGAAGGAGATATCTCTGGAAGACCTGGAGAGCAAGTTCCGCAAACACGCGGCTATGGCTGTTCAGGGAGTTCCCGCCAGGAAGGTGAAATGATCACTGAGGAGAAGCAGCGCGTTTTGGATCTCTTCTCGCGGGGCAGAAAGCTTTATAAGCTTATGGAGTTTTCTGCCGCGAAGGATTTCTTTTCCCAGGCTCTGGAGGTTGATCCCGAAGACGGGCCTTCCCGAGTGTACCTGGAGAGGTGTCTTCTCTACGAGGACAATCCTCCTCCGGAAGACTGGGACGGAGTCTTCGTCATGACCAGCAAGTAACGACAGGCACGACCAGTAAGCAAAGGAAGCACCATGGCTCATCATATTGATCCCAGATCCATACAGGAGACGGTAAGCCGTCTTGGAAAGGGCACCCGCTTTGCCGGAACGCTTCGATTCAAGGAGTCGGTTACGCTTTTCGGGGAGTATGAGGGTGAGATCGAGGCCCAGGGATTTCTTTATATCGCTGCCGAGGCTTCGGTTCGCGCCGACGTTCGCGCAAAAAACATTATCGTTGGCGGGACGGTGCACGGAAACATCGAGGCTACAGCAGAGATCGAGATGCTTCCCGGGTGTGTGGTCTACGGGAATGTCCGGGCGGGGAAGGTCCGCATCGCCGAGGGTGTTGTCTTTG
Protein-coding regions in this window:
- the rpsT gene encoding 30S ribosomal protein S20 encodes the protein MIAKGSAAKRYRQSEKRRILNKSVRSRVRTSVKRVLDAVEQNDQAAAEGALRDFAKLVDTAAGKGVYHANTAARKKSRLARKVNSLQA
- a CDS encoding HU family DNA-binding protein; the protein is MADSKVTKAEIVERISETVDVSKKDIHSIIDAFFGEVKTALVSDKVIEFRGFGTFEIRTRKGRQHARNPKTGEPVAVKNHGVVIFRPGKELKEASWPLRS
- a CDS encoding tetratricopeptide repeat protein; the protein is MITEEKQRVLDLFSRGRKLYKLMEFSAAKDFFSQALEVDPEDGPSRVYLERCLLYEDNPPPEDWDGVFVMTSK
- a CDS encoding bactofilin family protein, with the translated sequence MAHHIDPRSIQETVSRLGKGTRFAGTLRFKESVTLFGEYEGEIEAQGFLYIAAEASVRADVRAKNIIVGGTVHGNIEATAEIEMLPGCVVYGNVRAGKVRIAEGVVFEGRCEMVRNSDSLDVFSGSLEQLRKQAIPVIEPISQQKKG
- a CDS encoding lysophospholipid acyltransferase family protein, with product MATILLLVLVFARLLWWDLGDKIRICLSWNLARRHIDRHVSERARKLFSLARFTLGLKMDLDFDDSRLPDQMILLANHQSVMDIVIIMAAFRHHSVKFVAKGELRRWCPTVSRVLRIQRHALIPRKGDYSLAMKEIDRMAGSLRGRECPVIFPEGTRSRDGNLLPFQSGAVRRIHNRAPLPLVALALEGGGRFSRVQDVLTMPRGHRYRITVAKVFPPAQGKREILAQVEESRHAIDQILRNWRSQD
- a CDS encoding response regulator transcription factor — translated: MAQNTPKILVVDDEHINVDFFEVMLSRLGYTVVTAGDGDEALEQILREKPDLVLLDNILPGRTGWEVTRLVKQNPDYAEVSATPIIMFSAMDEVEDKIEGFELGIEDYITKPYNFSEVLARIQAVLRQRELSRQVARRERRLALVDSLNNSLAYFTRHIKNPIQGLNDAAKALDVTNPETVRSFVELVLAQTAEALATVEGLEDEVQELQTQGDELKSKEISLEDLESKFRKHAAMAVQGVPARKVK
- the lnt gene encoding apolipoprotein N-acyltransferase, with protein sequence MPKKKKTSRPAGPGLRGGASKGSSSKSALSRGASPKKDAVAWKHHGQITGLLVLGAVLFAAAFPNVLVRFGAYPLAFVALVPVAVAVHRMKWWLTPLYGVFYGFLAYALFNYWLATFHPLAIFIVPVIYAGYFFLLFPALWVADRWGGRMTFLLQTLLWLSYEYLRTQGFLGYAYGIMGYALFPAPLLIQIADLGGVWIVSLLVVMPSFFLAQCFRDFSVRKGGAGDGAGLPGWHRLRFSLSRSLVRAGRARRPELLCYALLMVVSLVYGIFSPVNYDGVRQWKVALIQQNVDPWVGGFRVYEESLEILLRQSDRAIAEADPEIVVWSETSFVPSIDFHTRYRQDQQRYELVRELRRYLSRQSVPFVIGNSDGQLVRTPRGEMERQDYNAVLHFAPGGELLGTYRKIHLVPFTEHFPYQDRLPWMHRMLVESNTNFWEQGQEWTVFESDGVRFATPICFEDTFGYLSREIVREGAQVIVNLTNDLWSYSEPSAMQHMGMAVFRAVENRRSMVRSTNGGMTAIIDPNGVLLDLYPPFVEGFLAGDVPVYYERTTLYTAWGDWLAWVFLALTPPAMGASFWLHRKRLRSERGRLQQD